The Brassica oleracea var. oleracea cultivar TO1000 chromosome C6, BOL, whole genome shotgun sequence genome includes a region encoding these proteins:
- the LOC106298402 gene encoding uncharacterized protein LOC106298402 has translation MASSANSNTTDEYQNILMMRHGDRIDKINPLWLDTASRPWDPPLVQDGLVRAFQTGQRIRSQIQFPIHRVFVSPFIRCVQTASEVIAALSAVDLNPHATSSKDVISMDKSKLKVSIEFGLSEMLNSMAIMPEVAPKDGKFDFKISDLEAMFPEGMVDHDVDPVYKEMPEWGETVEECTERFLGLVKTLADKYPSENLLLFTHGEGVRTTFATYKKVDTYDVEYCACAELRRKVSSQDGSTKAGGFEVMTSLGEVGIKYHSLTTTADK, from the exons ATGGCGTCATCTGCTAATTCCAATACCACCGATGAATACCAAAACATCTTGATGATGCGTCACGGTGATCGCATTGACAAGATCAACCCGCTCTGGCTCGATACAGCTTCGAGACCTTGGGACCCTCCGCTCGTTCAGGACGGTTTGGTTCGTGCGTTTCAAACTGGTCAACGGATCCGATCTCAGATCCAGTTTCCTATCCACAGGGTCTTCGTCTCTCCCTTCATCCGCTGTGTTCAGACCGCTTCAGAAGTTATCGCCGCTCTCTCCGCCGTTGACTTAAACCCTCACGCTACGTCGTCTAAAGACGTTATTTCCATGGATAAATCTAAGCTCAAG GTGTCTATTGAGTTTGGTTTGAGTGAGATGCTGAACAGTATGGCTATTATGCCTGAGGTTGCTCCAAAAGATGGGAAGTTTGATTTCAAGATTTCAGATCTTGAAGCTATGTTTCCTGAGGGAATGGTGGATCATGACGTTGATCCTGTTTATAAAGAG ATGCCAGAATGGGGAGAAACTGTGGAAGAATGTACAGAACGGTTTCTTGGTTTGGTGAAGACTCTGGCTGATAAGTACCCTTCAGAGAACTTGCTCTTATTCACTCACG GGGAAGGAGTAAGGACTACATTTGCAACCTATAAAAAAGTAGATACGTACGACGTAGAGTACTGTGCGTGTGCTGAACTGAGAAGAAAGGTCTCGAGTCAAGACGGGTCTACTAAAGCTGGAGGCTTTGAGGTGATGACAAGTCTTGGTGAAGTTGGAATCAAGTACCATTCCTTGACCACCACAGCAGACAAATGA
- the LOC106298403 gene encoding uncharacterized protein LOC106298403, producing MESAKSNINGHQNVIVMRHGDRMDRFEPLWASTAERPWDPPLIHDGKVRAFHTGQRISSHVAFPIHRVFVSPFLRCIQTAVEVVAGLSAVPSIDNSKLKVAIEFGLCEILNSLAIKSNVAPKDGKFDFSISDLEAMFPEGTMDHNVDMVYKELPQWGESAEGFRERYVNTLKVLAQKYPSENLLLITHRGGVSTILYKYLKDATKRLVNYCGCVDLRRRDGFGESVDFEVVTSHGVSFREHNVPIHDPVISQSPV from the exons ATGGAGTCTGCTAAATCAAACATCAATGGCCACCAAAATGTCATCGTGATGCGTCACGGCGATCGGATGGACCGTTTTGAGCCACTCTGGGCTTCGACCGCTGAAAGACCGTGGGATCCGCCGCTCATTCACGACGGCAAGGTTCGAGCCTTTCATACCGGCCAAAGAATCAGTTCTCACGTTGCGTTTCCAATTCACCGTGTCTTTGTCTCTCCTTTCCTACGTTGCATCCAGACTGCTGTTGAAGTTGTCGCCGGTCTCTCCGCCGTCCCTTCCATTGATAACTCTAAGCTCAAG GTAGCTATAGAGTTTGGATTGTGCGAGATACTGAACTCATTGGCTATTAAGAGTAACGTTGCTCCCAAAGATGGGAAGTTTGATTTCAGCATTTCAGATCTTGAAGCTATGTTTCCTGAAGGAACAATGGACCATAATGTCGATATGGTTTATAAAGAG TTGCCACAATGGGGAGAATCTGCGGAAGGCTTCAGGGAACGATATGTTAATACATTGAAAGTTCTTGCACAGAAGTATCCTTCTGAGAACTTGCTCTTAATCACTCATC GGGGAGGAGTAAGTACTATACTTTACAAGTACTTAAAAGACGCAACCAAGCGCTTGGTAAATTATTGTGGTTGTGTTGACTTGAGAAGAAGGGATGGGTTTGGTGAGTCTGTGGATTTCGAGGTGGTTACTAGTCATGGAGTGTCTTTCAGGGAACACAATGTTCCAATACATGACCCGGTAATAAGCCAATCTCCGGTTTAG
- the LOC106300149 gene encoding uncharacterized protein LOC106300149, protein MPSPYTKRRSVAAPPSVTRRSKGGFFYKPILFTLFLLALPLFPSQAPEFVGSETVLTKFWELIHLLFVGIAVAYGLFSRRSVESSLDSRMMSRVVDQSSLSYVSSFFPVSSVFDEDSCDFRSYESNVSARGSLAVVNERESESFSQVQAWNSQYYQGRSKVVVVARPDYGLDVHVAHQPLGLPVRSLRSGLRDGAALEDSYCDEAVNEEAGESLADKDFDEVVAAPPSPPVVVPWDSRPEMMAMGDDYLSNFQPLSVDETHYAAFESRSSQSTASSSSSSSSRTSFESHTQNRFSPSRSVSEELLDPNVDEPVKEKSLEASSRSSSPSLPPSPPLVTDDTHRRVLHSRHYSDGSLLEEDVRQGLEDELERSEIRDRRTEIFSKKELGSKSLKLTAESSRKGKNKSRRSYPPDPISSPVSGADDSTTRRRDRDDQLLEDNVRKGLETDHNKVRVKKGRSQDSLPPPPPLPPSPPLVIDDTHKRVLHSRHYSDGSLLEDDELEVSGVRGRRTEIFSKKELGSKSLKLTAESSRRGKSKSRRSYPPDADDSTTRRRDLQHKSDDHLLEDSTRKGLESDHNKLSVKKGRSHESLELIAEASSLTIPAVGVLLQPTNTKASKRAMRSSREGRDTLPVKDIKRNSEDDFVDLDKSRKKELHGDNKEVKSSSPRREPQSWRGSSKASSRGKSVRTIRSDRHGKHLKADGDSSHDRTEPKAESHGRTKPRRQWQQELAIVLHKEKLPETHAKSEPEDDDATEETEVKQLQLTLEEEEEAAAAWESQSNASHDHYEVDRKADEFIAKFREQIRLQKLHSGEQPRGGGIGIIRNSHFR, encoded by the coding sequence ATGCCGTCTCCGTACACCAAGCGTCGCTCCGTCGCCGCGCCTCCGTCTGTCACCCGTCGGTCGAAAGGAGGATTCTTTTATAAACCTATCCTATTCACTCTGTTTCTCCTCGCCTTGCCGTTGTTCCCTTCTCAGGCTCCGGAGTTCGTCGGCAGCGAGACTGTGCTCACCAAGTTCTGGGAACTGATTCACCTCCTTTTCGTCGGCATTGCTGTCGCTTATGGTTTGTTTAGCCGTAGGAGTGTTGAATCATCACTTGATTCAAGGATGATGAGCCGTGTAGTAGATCAGTCTTCCTTGTCGTATGTATCTAGTTTCTTCCCTGTTTCCTCTGTTTTCGACGAGGATTCTTGTGATTTTAGGAGTTATGAGAGTAATGTGAGTGCTCGAGGTTCTCTAGCTGTAGTGAATGAGAGAGAATCTGAGTCGTTCAGTCAAGTGCAAGCTTGGAACTCGCAGTATTACCAAGGGAGATCTAAGGTTGTGGTTGTTGCTCGACCAGATTATGGTCTTGATGTCCATGTTGCGCACCAGCCATTAGGCTTGCCGGTTAGGAGTTTAAGGTCTGGTTTGAGAGATGGCGCAGCTCTTGAGGACAGCTATTGTGATGAAGCTGTAAACGAGGAAGCTGGGGAGTCATTGGCTGATAAGGATTTTGATGAGGTCGTGGCTGCTCCTCCGTCTCCACCTGTTGTTGTTCCATGGGATTCTAGACCTGAAATGATGGCAATGGGAGACGACTATCTTTCAAATTTTCAGCCTCTATCCGTGGATGAAACCCACTATGCCGCCTTTGAATCAAGATCTTCTCAGTCTACTGCTTCTTCTTCTTCTTCTTCTTCATCAAGAACTAGCTTTGAGTCTCATACTCAGAACAGATTCTCACCTTCTCGTTCTGTGTCTGAAGAGTTGTTAGACCCGAATGTGGATGAACCAGTTAAGGAGAAGAGTCTTGAGGCTTCATCACGGTCTAGTTCTCCATCTTTGCCCCCATCCCCACCATTAGTGACTGATGATACACACAGGCGTGTCTTACATTCTCGGCATTATAGTGATGGCTCTTTGCTAGAGGAAGATGTAAGGCAGGGACTGGAAGATGAACTGGAGAGGAGTGAAATTAGAGACAGAAGAACAGAGATCTTCAGCAAGAAGGAGCTGGGATCTAAATCACTGAAACTGACTGCTGAAAGTTCCCGGAAAGGGAAGAACAAATCTCGCAGATCATATCCTCCTGATCCCATCTCATCTCCCGTTAGTGGTGCTGATGATTCCACAACTAGGAGGCGTGATCGTGATGACCAATTGCTTGAAGACAATGTCAGGAAAGGATTGGAGACTGACCATAACAAGGTGAGGGTCAAGAAGGGACGGAGTCAAGACTCTTTGCCCCCACCACCACCACTGCCTCCATCTCCACCATTAGTGATTGATGATACACACAAGCGTGTCTTGCATTCTCGGCATTATAGTGATGGTTCTTTGTTAGAGGATGATGAATTGGAGGTGAGTGGAGTCAGAGGCAGAAGAACAGAGATCTTCAGCAAGAAGGAGCTGGGATCTAAATCACTGAAACTGACTGCTGAAAGTTCCCGGAGAGGGAAGAGCAAATCTCGCAGATCATATCCTCCTGATGCTGATGATTCCACAACTAGAAGGCGTGATCTTCAGCACAAGAGTGATGATCATTTGCTTGAAGACAGTACCAGGAAAGGATTGGAGTCTGACCATAACAAGCTGAGTGTCAAGAAGGGACGGAGTCACGAGTCTTTGGAGCTAATAGCAGAAGCTTCAAGCCTGACCATTCCTGCTGTAGGTGTACTGTTGCAACCAACGAACACCAAAGCTTCAAAGCGTGCAATGCGTTCTTCACGAGAGGGCCGTGACACTTTGCCGGTGAAAGACATCAAAAGAAACTCAGAGGATGACTTTGTGGATTTGGATAAGTCCAGAAAGAAAGAACTTCATGGTGATAACAAGGAAGTGAAATCAAGTAGTCCGAGACGTGAACCACAATCTTGGAGAGGTTCTAGTAAAGCTTCATCTAGAGGGAAGTCCGTGAGGACCATAAGATCTGATCGCCATGGGAAACATCTAAAGGCAGATGGAGATTCATCTCATGACCGGACAGAACCTAAAGCAGAAAGCCACGGAAGAACAAAACCAAGAAGACAATGGCAACAAGAGCTAGCAATTGTGCTACACAAGGAGAAGCTTCCAGAAACTCACGCTAAATCAGAGCCAGAAGACGATGATGCTACTGAAGAAACCGAGGTAAAGCAACTTCAACTAACCTTGGAGGAAGAAGAAGAAGCTGCAGCAGCTTGGGAAAGCCAGAGCAATGCCAGCCATGACCACTACGAAGTTGATAGAAAAGCTGATGAGTTCATAGCCAAGTTCAGAGAACAGATTAGGTTGCAGAAGCTTCATTCCGGTGAACAACCTAGAGGAGGTGGAATTGGCATTATCCGAAACAGCCATTTCAGATGA
- the LOC106300150 gene encoding palmitoyl-protein thioesterase 3, which translates to MAVHKAAIIIIIIALICSFITIASSVPFIVLHGIGDKCSNSGVKHFTELLSDWSGSQGYCLEIGNGSWDSWTMPLLEQTAVVCEKVKSMPELSDGYSIVGLSQGNMIGRALIEFCDDAPPVKSFVSVGGPHAGTASIPFCGVTWICIMLDSMIKTEIYSDYMQEHLAPSGFLKIPTDIAGYLEGCRFLPKLNNELPVKNSTYKERFSSLENLVLIMFEHDTILIPKETSWFGYYPDGSFKTILPPQETKLYTEDWIGLRTLDEAGKVMFVNVSGNHLQISHEDMKKHIVPYLSDKPSSSSSIITMAVSELSSVGNPVLDLIGPEVDQLQHVLRHVST; encoded by the exons ATGGCTGTTCATAAGGCGGCGATTATTATTATTATTATTGCCCTAATCTGCTCTTTCATTACAATCGCTTCGTCTGTTCCTTTCATAGTTCTTCATG GGATTGGGGATAAGTGCAGTAACTCAGGAGTGAAACATTTCACAGAGCTTTTAAGTGATTGGTCTGGCTCACAAGGATACTGCTT GGAGATTGGGAACGGCTCATGGGACTCATGGACCATGCCTCTTCTTGAGCAG ACAGCTGTTGTTTGTGAGAAG GTGAAAAGTATGCCTGAGCTGAGTGATGGTTACAGCATCGTGGGGCTTTCTCAGGGTAACATGATTGGTCGTGCTCTCATTGAGTTCTGCGATGATGCACCACCT GTTAAGAGTTTTGTATCGGTAGGGGGACCTCATGCTGGCACTGCTTCCATTCCTTTCTGTGGT GTTACCTGGATTTGCATCATGTTGGATAGTATGATCAAAACAGAGATCTATAGCGACTATATGCAG GAACACTTGGCTCCTAGCGGTTTTCTCAAAATCCCTACT GACATTGCGGGTTACCTGGAAGGTTGTAGGTTTCTCCCAAAGTTAAACAACGAACTTCCAGTTAAAAACTCCACTTACAAAGAGAGGTTCTCAAGCTTGGAGAATCTTGTGCTTATTATG TTTGAGCATGATACAATACTGATACCTAAAGAGACCTCATGGTTTGGATATTATCCTGATGGGTCTTTTAAGACCATTCTTCCACCACAAGAG ACCAAGCTGTATACCGAGGACTGGATCGGTTTGAGAACTTTAGACGAAGCTGGAAAGGTCATGTTCGTTAACGTCTCTGGAAACCATCTTCAGATATCTCATGAAGACATGAAGAAGCATATAGTGCCATACCTCTCTGACAAACCATCATCATCATCATCTATTATAACAATGGCAGTTTCTGAGCTTTCTAGTGTGGGGAACCCCGTTTTGGACCTGATTGGTCCGGAGGTGGATCAGCTTCAGCATGTGCTGCGTCACGTCTCAACCTGA